The Agrococcus sp. SGAir0287 DNA window GAGCCTGCCGAGGTTCGTCGGATGCAGGCCGTCGGCATCCTTCGCGGGGTCGACCTCCTCGAGCATCGCCTCCGCGTCGATCCTCGTCGGCAGCGGCAGCTGCACGACGAGGCCCGTGACCTCGCGGGCCGCGTTCAGGTCGCGGATGGCAGCGCGCACGTCGGTCTGCGTGGCCGTGGCCGGCAGCTCGACCTCGATCGAGGCGATCCCCACCTCGAGGCAGTCGCGGTGCTTGCCTGCGACGTACGATCGCGATGCGGGATCGTCGCCGACGAGCAAGGTCGCGAGACCGGGCGCCGCGCCGAGGCCGCGCAGGGCCTCGACGCGCGCGCGCAGCTCGTCCTTGACGGTCGCCGCGGTGGCGACGCCGTCGAGGACGCGAGCGGTCACAGCGTCGGGTAGAGCGGGAACGCCGCGGCGAGCGCGTCGACGCGGGCGCGGAGCGCGTCGACGTCGGCGCCGGGCAGCAGCGCGAGCGCGATGACGTCGGCGACCTCGCGGAAGTCGTCGTCGCCGAAGCCGCGCGTCGCGAGCGCCGGCGTGCCGATGCGCAGACCGCTCGTCACCATCGGCGGCCGCGGGTCGTTCGGCACGGAGTTGCGGTTGACGGTGATGCGGATCTCGTGCAGCAGGTCCTCCGCCTGCTTGCCGTCGATCGCGGCGTCGCGCAGGTCGACGAGCACGAGATGCACGTCGGTGCCGCCCGAGCGCAGCGTGATGCCGGCGTCGGCGACGTCCTGCTGCGTGAGTCGCTCGGCGAGGATCTGCGCGCCGCGCACCGTGCGCTCCTGCCGCTCCACGAACTCCGGCTCTGCCGCCAGCTTGAACGCCGTCGCCTTGGCGGCGATGACGTGCATGAGCGGTCCGCCCTGCTGGCCGGGGAAGACGGCCGAGTTGATCTTCTTCGCGATGTCGGCGTCGTTCGTGAGGATGAAGCCCGAGCGGGGGCCGCCGATCGTCTTGTGCACCGTCGAGGAGACGACGTGCGCGTGCGGCACGGGGCTCGGGTGGATGCCGGCGGCGACGAGGCCGGCG harbors:
- the glyA gene encoding serine hydroxymethyltransferase, translating into MSDRLPTTFNEPLATVDPEIAAVLQQELGRQQQYLEMIASENFVPVAVLEAQGSVLTNKYAEGYPGRRYYGGCEFVDVAESLAIERAKALFGAEFANVQPHSGASANAAVLHAIARPGDTLLGLSLDHGGHLTHGMKINFSGRLYDIVAYGVDAETSRIDMDEVRRLALEHQPKVIIAGWSAYPRQLDFAAFRAIADEVGALLWVDMAHFAGLVAAGIHPSPVPHAHVVSSTVHKTIGGPRSGFILTNDADIAKKINSAVFPGQQGGPLMHVIAAKATAFKLAAEPEFVERQERTVRGAQILAERLTQQDVADAGITLRSGGTDVHLVLVDLRDAAIDGKQAEDLLHEIRITVNRNSVPNDPRPPMVTSGLRIGTPALATRGFGDDDFREVADVIALALLPGADVDALRARVDALAAAFPLYPTL